A genomic segment from Marinobacter subterrani encodes:
- a CDS encoding FAD-dependent oxidoreductase: MKERLSNDFQFVEVGRVDPKKVPARKRKKEFGEIYHPFTADHASSQAHRCLECGNPYCEWKCPVHNYIPNWLKLVSEGNIMRAVELCHQTNSLPEVCGRVCPQDRLCEGACTLNDGYGAVTIGSVEKYITDTAFALGWKPDMSAVKWTDKKVAVIGAGPAGLGCADVLVRNGVKPVVFDIYPEIGGLLTFGIPEFKLEKSVMTRRREVFEEMGVEFRLSTEVGKDIQMQEIIDQFDAVFMGMGTYTYMKGGFPGENLPGVYDALPFLVSNVNRRLGFEKDAADFIDVKGKRVVVLGGGDTAMDCNRTSIRQQAESVTCAYRRDEANMPGSRREVANAKEEGVKFLFNRQPIAIIGEDRVEGVKVVQTRLGEPDENGRRRPEVVPGSEEVIPADAVLVAFGFRPSPADWFDELTVSTDDSGRVTAPEEAEFAFQTSNAKIFAGGDMVRGSDLVVTAIWEGRQAAEGIMDYLDI; this comes from the coding sequence ATGAAAGAACGACTGAGTAACGACTTCCAGTTTGTCGAAGTTGGACGGGTTGACCCGAAGAAGGTGCCGGCCAGGAAGCGAAAGAAAGAGTTTGGTGAAATTTACCACCCGTTTACGGCGGACCATGCGTCCTCCCAGGCCCACCGTTGCCTCGAATGTGGTAATCCATACTGCGAGTGGAAATGCCCGGTTCACAACTACATTCCGAACTGGCTGAAGCTGGTGTCCGAAGGCAACATCATGCGGGCAGTGGAGCTGTGCCACCAGACCAACTCCCTGCCGGAAGTCTGTGGCAGGGTGTGCCCCCAGGATCGCTTGTGTGAGGGCGCCTGCACCCTGAACGATGGCTACGGTGCGGTCACCATCGGCTCGGTGGAAAAATACATCACCGATACCGCCTTTGCCCTGGGCTGGAAGCCGGACATGTCAGCCGTCAAATGGACCGACAAGAAGGTTGCGGTGATTGGCGCCGGTCCTGCTGGTCTCGGCTGTGCTGATGTTCTGGTGCGCAACGGCGTCAAACCGGTTGTGTTCGACATTTATCCGGAAATCGGTGGCCTGCTGACCTTCGGTATCCCCGAGTTCAAGCTGGAAAAGTCGGTCATGACCCGCCGCCGCGAGGTGTTCGAGGAAATGGGCGTGGAGTTCCGGCTGTCGACGGAAGTCGGCAAGGATATCCAGATGCAGGAGATCATCGACCAGTTCGATGCGGTCTTTATGGGCATGGGTACCTACACCTACATGAAGGGCGGTTTCCCGGGTGAAAATCTGCCCGGCGTCTACGATGCGCTGCCGTTTCTGGTCTCCAACGTTAATCGTCGCCTCGGCTTCGAAAAAGATGCTGCCGATTTCATCGATGTGAAAGGCAAGCGAGTGGTTGTTCTGGGGGGGGGTGATACTGCCATGGACTGTAACCGCACCTCGATCCGCCAGCAGGCCGAGAGCGTGACCTGTGCCTACCGCCGCGATGAAGCCAACATGCCAGGCTCCCGCCGCGAGGTGGCCAACGCCAAGGAAGAGGGCGTGAAATTCCTGTTCAACCGTCAGCCCATTGCCATTATTGGTGAAGACCGGGTTGAAGGGGTGAAAGTGGTTCAGACCCGTCTCGGTGAGCCCGATGAAAACGGCCGTCGCCGCCCGGAAGTGGTGCCGGGCAGTGAGGAGGTAATTCCCGCGGATGCCGTGCTGGTGGCCTTCGGATTCCGTCCAAGCCCGGCCGACTGGTTCGATGAGCTGACGGTGAGTACCGATGATTCCGGGCGGGTGACCGCACCGGAAGAAGCCGAGTTTGCCTTCCAGACCAGTAACGCGAAGATCTTCGCGGGTGGCGATATGGTCCGTGGTTCGGATCTGGTCGTAACCGCAATCTGGGAAGGACGCCAGGCTGCCGAAGGTATCATGGACTACCTGGATATCTGA
- the hemE gene encoding uroporphyrinogen decarboxylase translates to MTELKNDRFLRALMRQPVDRTPVWMMRQAGRYLPEYRATRAKAGDFLSLCKNTPLACEVTLQPLERFPLDAAILFSDILTIPDALGLGLYFETGEGPKFRNTIRSGADVAALPKINAEVDLDYVMNAVSTIRGALNGRVPLIGFSGSPWTLATYMIEGGSSKDFREAKKLMYGQPDVMHRLLDHLADAVTDYLNGQIKAGAQAVQIFDTWGGVLSSWAYEEFSLRYMKKIVGGLIRENDGRRVPVILFTKNGGQWLESIADSGADAVGLDWTTDIGNARARIGDRVALQGNMDPAMLYAPPERIRQEVADILRRFGSGPGHIFNLGHGITPDVDPNHAKAFIEAVVELSPEYHR, encoded by the coding sequence ATGACCGAGCTGAAGAATGACCGTTTCCTGCGCGCCCTGATGCGTCAGCCCGTTGATCGTACGCCGGTATGGATGATGCGACAGGCCGGCCGCTATCTGCCGGAATACCGGGCGACACGCGCAAAGGCGGGGGATTTTCTCAGCTTGTGCAAGAACACCCCGCTGGCCTGTGAGGTTACCCTGCAGCCTCTGGAACGTTTTCCGCTGGATGCCGCCATTCTGTTCTCGGACATCCTGACGATTCCGGATGCCCTGGGCCTGGGACTGTATTTTGAGACCGGGGAAGGTCCCAAGTTCCGGAACACCATCCGTTCCGGGGCGGACGTTGCCGCGCTGCCGAAGATCAATGCCGAGGTGGATCTGGACTACGTGATGAATGCCGTCTCGACCATCCGTGGGGCGCTGAACGGCCGGGTGCCGCTGATTGGCTTCTCCGGCAGCCCCTGGACCCTGGCGACCTATATGATCGAAGGCGGTTCCTCCAAGGATTTCCGGGAAGCGAAGAAGCTGATGTACGGTCAGCCCGACGTCATGCATCGCTTGCTGGACCATCTGGCGGATGCAGTCACTGATTACCTTAATGGCCAGATCAAGGCCGGTGCCCAGGCGGTCCAGATTTTCGATACCTGGGGTGGCGTGCTCAGTAGCTGGGCTTATGAAGAGTTCTCGTTACGCTACATGAAGAAGATCGTTGGTGGCCTGATCCGTGAGAACGACGGCCGCCGGGTGCCGGTGATTCTGTTTACCAAGAATGGCGGTCAGTGGCTGGAGTCCATCGCGGATTCCGGCGCGGATGCTGTGGGCCTGGACTGGACCACGGATATCGGCAATGCCCGCGCCCGCATTGGTGACCGAGTGGCCCTCCAGGGCAACATGGACCCGGCGATGCTGTATGCCCCGCCCGAGCGGATTCGCCAGGAAGTGGCAGATATCCTGAGGCGCTTTGGTTCCGGCCCCGGCCATATCTTCAACCTTGGTCACGGCATTACGCCGGATGTGGATCCTAACCATGCCAAGGCGTTCATTGAGGCCGTGGTTGAATTGAGCCCTGAATACCACCGCTGA
- the ettA gene encoding energy-dependent translational throttle protein EttA, translating to MAQYVYTMNRVGKVVPPKREILKDISLSFFPGAKIGVLGLNGAGKSTLLRIMAGVDQDYIGEARPQPGINVGYLPQEPELDEEKTVKEIVDEAVSGVHDALAELDQVYAAYAEPDADFDALAKKQGELEAFIQATDGHDIERKMEVAADALRLPPWDQQVKVLSGGERRRVALCRLLLSGPDMLLLDEPTNHLDAESVAWLERFLHDYEGTVVAITHDRYFLDNVAGWILELDRGHGIPFEGNYSQWLENKEKRLEMESKQEASHQKAIKQELEWVRSNAKGRQSKSKARLARFEEMSSQEFQKRNETNELYIPPGPRLGNKVIEVDGISKSFGDRLLYENVSFSVPPGAIVGIIGGNGAGKSTLFKMIAGFDKPDSGDITVGETVELAYVDQMRDLDGSKTVWEELSDGNDIIKVGNYETPSRAYVGRFNFKGSDQQKRVGDLSGGERDRLHLAKLLKQGGNVLLLDEPTNDLDVETLRALEEALLNFPGSALVISHDRWFLDRVASHILAFEDDGEVVYFEGNFTEYDEDFKKRKGDSAMQPKRMKYKKLA from the coding sequence ATGGCCCAATACGTCTACACCATGAACCGCGTGGGCAAGGTGGTTCCGCCCAAGCGCGAGATTCTGAAAGACATCTCCCTGAGCTTCTTCCCCGGCGCCAAGATCGGCGTCCTCGGCCTCAACGGCGCCGGTAAATCCACCCTGCTCCGCATTATGGCGGGCGTAGACCAGGATTACATCGGCGAAGCCCGTCCGCAGCCCGGCATCAACGTGGGCTACCTGCCCCAGGAGCCAGAGCTGGACGAGGAGAAAACCGTTAAGGAAATCGTCGACGAGGCGGTTTCTGGTGTTCACGACGCGCTGGCGGAACTCGATCAAGTTTACGCCGCCTATGCCGAACCGGATGCCGATTTTGATGCCCTGGCCAAGAAACAGGGCGAACTGGAAGCCTTCATCCAGGCCACCGACGGCCACGACATCGAGCGCAAGATGGAAGTCGCCGCCGACGCGTTGCGCCTTCCACCCTGGGATCAGCAGGTGAAAGTGCTGTCCGGGGGTGAGCGCCGCCGGGTGGCCCTGTGCCGCCTGCTGCTGTCCGGCCCCGACATGCTGCTGCTGGACGAGCCCACCAACCACCTGGATGCCGAATCCGTGGCCTGGCTGGAGCGCTTCCTGCACGACTATGAGGGGACCGTGGTGGCCATCACCCACGACCGTTACTTCCTCGATAACGTCGCCGGCTGGATTCTGGAACTGGACCGCGGCCACGGCATTCCATTCGAAGGCAACTACAGCCAGTGGCTGGAGAACAAGGAAAAACGGCTGGAGATGGAGTCCAAACAGGAAGCCTCTCACCAGAAAGCCATCAAGCAGGAACTGGAATGGGTGCGCAGCAACGCCAAGGGGCGCCAGTCCAAGAGCAAGGCCCGTCTGGCGCGCTTCGAGGAGATGAGCTCCCAGGAATTCCAGAAGCGCAACGAAACCAACGAGCTTTACATCCCGCCCGGGCCACGGCTGGGCAACAAGGTGATCGAGGTGGACGGCATCAGCAAGTCCTTCGGTGACCGACTGCTGTACGAAAATGTTTCCTTCAGCGTACCGCCCGGGGCCATCGTCGGCATTATAGGCGGTAACGGCGCCGGCAAATCCACCCTGTTCAAGATGATCGCGGGCTTCGACAAGCCGGATTCCGGCGACATTACCGTGGGTGAAACCGTAGAACTGGCCTACGTCGACCAGATGCGTGACCTGGATGGCAGCAAAACCGTCTGGGAAGAACTCTCCGATGGCAACGACATCATCAAGGTGGGCAACTACGAGACTCCGTCCCGGGCCTACGTAGGCCGTTTCAACTTCAAGGGCAGCGACCAGCAGAAGCGGGTTGGTGATCTGTCCGGTGGTGAGCGCGACCGCCTGCACCTGGCCAAGCTGCTGAAACAGGGTGGCAACGTCCTGTTGCTGGACGAGCCGACCAACGATCTGGACGTGGAAACCCTCCGCGCCCTGGAAGAAGCCCTGTTGAACTTCCCGGGTTCCGCCCTGGTGATCTCTCACGATCGCTGGTTCCTGGACCGGGTCGCCAGCCATATCCTGGCATTCGAGGACGACGGCGAGGTGGTGTACTTCGAGGGCAACTTCACGGAGTACGACGAGGACTTCAAGAAGCGCAAAGGGGATTCTGCCATGCAGCCCAAGCGCATGAAGTATAAAAAGCTCGCGTAA
- the ribH gene encoding 6,7-dimethyl-8-ribityllumazine synthase — translation MADIRVIEGDFTECTGRYALVVGRFNGFVVESLVEGALDTLRRHGISNDDVTIVRVPGAYEMPLAVKRVAETGEYDAIIALGAVIRGGTPHFEYVAGEASSGLGAVSLDSDVPVTFGVLTVDSIEQAIERSGTKAGNKGAEAAITALEMVSLFKKLGE, via the coding sequence ATGGCAGATATCAGAGTAATTGAAGGTGATTTTACCGAGTGCACTGGCCGCTATGCGCTGGTGGTTGGCCGTTTCAACGGCTTTGTCGTGGAAAGCCTGGTCGAAGGCGCGCTGGATACCCTGCGTCGCCACGGCATTTCCAATGATGACGTCACCATTGTCCGTGTGCCTGGCGCCTATGAGATGCCCCTGGCGGTCAAGCGTGTTGCTGAAACCGGCGAGTACGACGCCATCATTGCGCTGGGAGCTGTGATTCGTGGTGGTACGCCACATTTTGAATACGTTGCGGGCGAAGCCTCCAGCGGTCTCGGTGCGGTCAGCCTGGATTCCGATGTGCCGGTGACCTTTGGTGTGCTGACGGTGGATTCCATCGAGCAGGCCATCGAGCGCTCCGGCACCAAGGCCGGTAACAAAGGCGCTGAAGCGGCCATCACGGCCCTTGAAATGGTCAGCCTGTTCAAGAAGCTGGGTGAGTAA
- the ribBA gene encoding bifunctional 3,4-dihydroxy-2-butanone-4-phosphate synthase/GTP cyclohydrolase II, translating to MALNSIEDIIEDIRQGKMVILMDDEDRENEGDLVMAAEHCTAEAINFMARFGRGLICMPMTRDRCEQLGLPLMVQQNASGFGTKFTLSIEAAVGVTTGISAADRARTVQAAVARDARASDLVQPGHIFPLMSDPGGVLSRAGHTEASCDLAALAGCEAAGVICEIMNDDGSMARRHDLERFAQEHDLKIGTIADLIHYRTMNERTVECVEENELDTEYGMFSLRTYRDNIQGATHLAMVMGDITPDDPVVVRVHITDTLRDLLGARRKDSRSWPLHHALEKVAAEGRGVVVLLNSAEDSYNLEDRIHEFFDGEQGSSGKGSSGVYFTVGTGSQILRDIGVGKMRLLSPPIKFSAISGFDLEVVEYVPYTPE from the coding sequence ATGGCACTGAACAGCATTGAAGACATCATTGAAGACATTCGCCAGGGCAAGATGGTGATCCTGATGGATGACGAGGATCGCGAGAACGAGGGCGATCTGGTGATGGCTGCCGAGCACTGCACGGCCGAGGCCATCAACTTCATGGCCCGTTTTGGTCGTGGCCTTATCTGCATGCCGATGACCCGGGACCGCTGCGAGCAGCTTGGCCTGCCGTTGATGGTGCAGCAGAATGCCTCCGGTTTCGGTACCAAGTTCACACTGTCCATCGAGGCAGCGGTGGGTGTAACCACCGGTATCTCTGCGGCCGACCGTGCCCGCACGGTTCAGGCTGCGGTGGCCCGGGACGCCAGGGCCAGTGATCTGGTACAGCCCGGGCACATCTTCCCGCTGATGTCGGATCCGGGCGGGGTCCTGAGCCGCGCAGGCCATACCGAGGCGTCCTGCGATCTGGCCGCCCTGGCTGGCTGTGAAGCGGCGGGTGTCATTTGCGAGATCATGAACGACGACGGTTCCATGGCCCGCCGGCATGATCTGGAGCGGTTCGCCCAGGAGCATGATCTGAAGATCGGCACCATCGCCGACCTGATCCATTACCGCACCATGAACGAGCGCACGGTTGAGTGTGTCGAAGAGAATGAGCTGGACACCGAATACGGTATGTTCAGTCTGCGCACCTATCGTGACAACATCCAGGGAGCGACGCACCTGGCCATGGTGATGGGCGATATCACGCCGGATGATCCGGTTGTTGTGCGGGTTCACATCACGGATACCCTGAGAGACCTTTTGGGTGCCCGCCGCAAGGATTCCCGCAGTTGGCCCCTGCACCATGCCCTGGAGAAAGTGGCAGCGGAAGGCCGGGGCGTGGTGGTTCTGCTGAACAGTGCCGAAGACAGCTACAACCTCGAAGACCGCATCCACGAATTTTTTGATGGAGAGCAGGGATCCTCGGGCAAGGGCAGCTCCGGTGTGTATTTTACCGTGGGTACTGGCTCCCAGATTCTCCGGGATATCGGTGTGGGCAAGATGCGCCTGTTGAGCCCGCCGATCAAGTTCTCCGCCATATCCGGCTTTGATCTGGAAGTGGTTGAATACGTCCCCTATACCCCTGAATGA
- a CDS encoding PilZ domain-containing protein, giving the protein MPTKPPEKRRFHRIEFDAPCELHCQESVWTTEVLDISLKGVLVKRPEGWDVPLKQPCEVIIHLNDHEAGIVMAVELRHVEPHRLGFKCQYIDLDSATHLKRLVELNLGDQALLEREFAHLID; this is encoded by the coding sequence TTGCCCACCAAGCCCCCCGAAAAACGCCGGTTCCACCGGATTGAATTCGATGCGCCGTGTGAGCTCCACTGCCAGGAATCCGTCTGGACGACCGAGGTGCTGGATATTTCGTTGAAAGGCGTTCTGGTAAAGCGGCCAGAAGGGTGGGATGTGCCCTTAAAGCAGCCTTGTGAAGTGATTATTCACCTGAATGATCACGAAGCGGGCATCGTGATGGCAGTGGAGCTTCGTCATGTAGAGCCGCACCGGCTGGGGTTTAAGTGCCAGTACATTGACCTGGACAGCGCCACTCACCTGAAACGTCTGGTTGAACTTAATCTTGGTGATCAAGCTCTTCTGGAAAGGGAGTTTGCGCATCTTATTGATTAG
- the radA gene encoding DNA repair protein RadA produces the protein MAKTKTAFVCTECGADYSKWQGQCTACQAWNTVSEVRGISSSAKGARGARFEGFAGSLSEVQSLDDVSLAEQPRISSGMQEFDRVLGGGLVEGSAVLMGGHPGAGKSTLLLQAVCHLAASVPALYVTGEESLQQVAMRAKRLGLPTRDLKMLSETSVERVMQVAEAEKPRILVVDSIQVMHVADTESAPGSVSQVRESAAYLTRFAKQTGTILFLVGHVTKDGSLAGPKVLEHMIDCSILLEGSSDSRYRTLRGIKNRFGAVNELGVFAMLEQGLKEVKNPSAIFLNRGEEAAPGSVVMVVWEGTRPMLVEIQALVDMAQGGYPRRVAVGLDQNRLAMLLAVLHRHGGMHVSDQDVFVNVVGGVKVNETSADLALLAAIVSSFRDRALPQDLVIFGEVGLSGEIRPVPSGQERIYEAAKHGFTRALVPKSNAPRKAIEGMKVIPVTKLSDALTALEEL, from the coding sequence ATGGCGAAAACCAAAACCGCCTTTGTCTGCACCGAATGCGGTGCCGATTATTCCAAGTGGCAGGGCCAGTGCACCGCTTGCCAGGCCTGGAACACCGTCAGCGAAGTCCGCGGCATCAGCAGCAGTGCCAAAGGCGCCCGCGGTGCCCGCTTTGAAGGTTTCGCCGGCAGCCTGTCGGAGGTCCAGAGCCTGGATGACGTCAGCCTCGCCGAACAGCCCCGCATCAGCTCCGGCATGCAGGAGTTTGACCGGGTTCTGGGCGGCGGCCTCGTTGAAGGCTCGGCCGTGCTGATGGGTGGCCATCCGGGCGCCGGCAAGAGTACGCTGCTGCTTCAGGCGGTCTGCCACCTTGCCGCCAGCGTCCCGGCTTTGTATGTCACCGGCGAGGAGTCCCTGCAGCAGGTAGCGATGCGCGCCAAGCGGCTCGGCCTGCCCACCAGAGACCTGAAGATGCTGTCTGAAACCAGCGTCGAGCGAGTCATGCAGGTGGCCGAGGCGGAGAAACCCCGAATCCTGGTGGTGGACAGCATCCAGGTGATGCACGTAGCCGATACCGAATCGGCTCCCGGCAGCGTCTCCCAGGTGCGCGAAAGCGCCGCCTACCTGACCCGCTTCGCCAAGCAGACCGGCACCATCCTGTTCCTGGTCGGCCATGTCACCAAAGACGGCAGCCTGGCCGGCCCGAAAGTGCTGGAGCACATGATCGACTGCTCGATCCTGCTGGAAGGCTCCAGTGACAGTCGTTACCGAACACTCCGCGGCATCAAGAACCGGTTCGGCGCGGTCAATGAGCTGGGCGTGTTCGCCATGCTGGAACAGGGCCTGAAGGAAGTGAAAAACCCCAGCGCAATCTTCCTCAACCGCGGCGAGGAAGCCGCACCCGGCAGTGTCGTGATGGTGGTCTGGGAAGGCACGCGGCCCATGCTGGTGGAAATCCAGGCACTGGTGGACATGGCGCAGGGCGGCTACCCAAGAAGGGTTGCGGTTGGTCTGGACCAGAACCGGCTGGCCATGCTGCTCGCTGTTCTGCACCGCCATGGCGGCATGCATGTGTCTGACCAGGATGTCTTCGTGAACGTGGTGGGTGGCGTGAAGGTCAACGAAACCAGCGCCGACCTGGCGCTGCTGGCCGCCATCGTTTCCTCCTTCCGGGATCGCGCCCTGCCCCAGGACCTGGTGATCTTCGGCGAAGTCGGCCTCTCCGGGGAAATCCGGCCGGTCCCCAGCGGCCAGGAACGCATCTACGAAGCCGCCAAACACGGCTTTACCCGGGCGCTGGTGCCGAAATCCAATGCCCCGCGAAAGGCCATAGAGGGCATGAAAGTGATCCCGGTGACCAAGCTCAGTGATGCGCTGACGGCCCTCGAGGAACTCTAA
- the ribD gene encoding bifunctional diaminohydroxyphosphoribosylaminopyrimidine deaminase/5-amino-6-(5-phosphoribosylamino)uracil reductase RibD codes for MIENRDRAMMARAVQLAWRGRYSTHPNPRVGCVIARGDLILGEGWHERAGEAHAEVRALSQAGPDARGATAYVTLEPCSHFGRTPPCARALIDAGVAHVFAATKDPNPSVSGRGLEMLREAGVRVTEGLLADEAARLNPGFMKRMTTGRPWVRLKMAASLDGRTAMASGESQWITGSDARRDVQRLRAISDAILTGVGTVLADDPSLTVRREELGDIGDATEPSRQPLRVIADRDARSPCSAKILQGGNVQVFCASSTLATAPAQDLAALGISLTGVAWKDNGVDLAELLDALGELGINELLVEAGPTLAGTFISENLVDELWLYQAPVFLGSTGRPTAHLPLETMADKVQWKVLDRRQVGEDQRLILARR; via the coding sequence ATGATCGAAAACCGCGACAGGGCGATGATGGCCCGGGCTGTCCAGCTCGCCTGGCGCGGTCGTTATTCGACGCACCCCAATCCACGGGTTGGTTGCGTTATTGCCCGGGGCGATCTGATACTTGGCGAAGGCTGGCATGAACGTGCCGGCGAAGCCCATGCTGAAGTCCGGGCCCTGAGCCAGGCTGGCCCGGATGCCCGGGGGGCGACGGCTTATGTAACGCTTGAGCCGTGCAGTCATTTCGGCCGTACACCGCCCTGTGCCCGGGCGCTGATTGATGCGGGGGTGGCCCACGTTTTCGCGGCGACCAAAGACCCGAACCCGTCGGTTTCCGGTCGCGGACTGGAGATGCTCCGGGAAGCTGGCGTTCGTGTTACGGAAGGCCTGCTGGCGGATGAGGCGGCGCGCCTGAACCCGGGCTTCATGAAGCGCATGACGACAGGCAGGCCCTGGGTGCGACTGAAAATGGCCGCCAGCCTGGATGGCCGCACCGCCATGGCGTCGGGCGAGAGCCAGTGGATAACGGGTTCTGATGCGCGCCGGGATGTCCAGCGCCTGAGGGCAATCAGCGATGCCATTCTGACCGGCGTGGGTACGGTTCTGGCCGACGATCCGTCTCTGACAGTTCGCCGTGAGGAGCTGGGCGATATCGGCGATGCCACCGAGCCGTCGCGGCAGCCCCTGAGAGTGATCGCCGACCGGGATGCGCGTTCGCCCTGTTCAGCAAAAATACTGCAGGGCGGTAATGTGCAGGTGTTTTGCGCATCGTCAACGCTGGCGACGGCCCCGGCCCAGGATCTGGCGGCGCTGGGTATCAGCCTGACCGGCGTGGCATGGAAAGACAACGGCGTTGATCTGGCCGAACTGCTGGACGCCCTGGGCGAGCTTGGCATCAACGAACTGCTGGTCGAAGCGGGCCCGACCCTGGCCGGCACGTTCATCAGCGAAAACCTGGTGGACGAGCTCTGGCTCTATCAGGCCCCCGTGTTCCTCGGCAGCACCGGGCGGCCGACCGCGCACCTGCCACTGGAAACCATGGCAGATAAAGTACAATGGAAGGTTCTGGACCGACGCCAGGTGGGAGAAGATCAGCGCCTGATTCTCGCTCGCCGGTAA
- the nrdR gene encoding transcriptional regulator NrdR, with translation MHCPFCGEADTKVIDSRLVAEGDQVRRRRECLSCRERFTTFESAELVMPRVVKQDGTRQPFDEEKLRSGLMKALEKRPVSIEQIDAALNRIKYRLRATGEREVKSMQLGEEVMTELRQLDKVAYVRFASVYRSFQDINEFKEEIERLSASNGDTAVDVAKALADNHSPEGKP, from the coding sequence ATGCATTGTCCTTTTTGCGGTGAAGCAGATACCAAGGTGATTGACTCGCGGCTGGTGGCCGAGGGTGATCAGGTGCGCCGTCGCAGGGAGTGCCTGTCGTGCCGTGAACGGTTTACCACCTTTGAGTCCGCCGAGCTGGTGATGCCCCGGGTGGTCAAGCAGGACGGCACCCGGCAGCCTTTTGACGAGGAAAAGCTGCGCTCCGGGCTGATGAAGGCGCTGGAAAAGCGGCCGGTCAGCATTGAGCAGATCGATGCCGCACTGAACCGCATCAAATACCGCTTGCGAGCGACCGGAGAGCGGGAAGTGAAATCAATGCAACTGGGCGAAGAGGTGATGACCGAATTGCGCCAGCTCGACAAGGTGGCCTACGTCCGCTTTGCCTCGGTCTACCGCAGCTTCCAGGACATCAATGAGTTCAAGGAAGAAATCGAGCGGCTGTCGGCCAGCAACGGCGATACCGCCGTTGATGTTGCCAAGGCGCTGGCGGACAACCATTCGCCCGAAGGAAAGCCATGA
- the glyA gene encoding serine hydroxymethyltransferase: MFNREMKIAGFDDELWNAMQAEEKRQEAHIELIASENYTSPRVMEAQGSVLTNKYAEGYPGKRYYGGCEFVDIAEQLAIDRARELFGAAYANVQPHSGSQANSAVFMALLKPGDTVLGMSLAHGGHLTHGASVNFSGKIYHAVQYGLNPETGLIDYDEVEALAVEHKPKMIIAGFSAYSQELDFARFRAIADKVGAFLFVDMAHVAGLVAAGVYPDPVPHAHVVATTTHKTLRGPRGGLILACDDADLQKKLNSAVFPGGQGGPLMHVIAAKAVCFKEAMSDEFKSYQQQVVKNASVMAEVFVERGFDVVSGGTKNHLFLLSLIKQDITGKDADAALGRAHITVNKNAVPNDPRSPFVTSGLRIGTPAITTRGFGEAECRDLAGWICDILDNLEDEAVNSRVREQVSALCARFPVYG; this comes from the coding sequence ATGTTTAATCGTGAAATGAAAATCGCCGGCTTTGACGACGAGCTCTGGAACGCCATGCAGGCGGAAGAGAAGCGTCAGGAAGCTCATATCGAGCTGATTGCGTCCGAGAACTACACCAGCCCCCGGGTGATGGAAGCCCAGGGCAGCGTGCTGACCAACAAATACGCCGAAGGCTACCCCGGCAAGCGCTACTACGGTGGCTGCGAGTTTGTGGATATTGCCGAACAGCTGGCCATTGACCGCGCCAGGGAACTGTTTGGTGCCGCCTACGCCAACGTGCAGCCGCATTCCGGCTCCCAGGCCAACTCCGCCGTGTTCATGGCGCTTCTCAAGCCCGGCGATACCGTTCTCGGCATGAGCCTGGCCCACGGTGGCCACCTGACTCACGGCGCCAGCGTCAACTTCTCCGGCAAGATCTACCATGCCGTCCAGTACGGCCTGAACCCGGAAACCGGGCTGATTGATTACGACGAAGTGGAAGCCTTGGCGGTAGAGCATAAGCCGAAAATGATCATTGCCGGCTTCTCTGCCTATTCCCAGGAACTGGACTTTGCCCGTTTCCGCGCGATCGCGGACAAGGTGGGCGCCTTTCTGTTTGTTGACATGGCGCACGTTGCCGGCCTGGTGGCCGCCGGTGTCTACCCGGATCCGGTGCCCCATGCCCATGTGGTTGCAACCACCACCCACAAGACCCTGCGCGGTCCCCGTGGCGGCCTGATCCTGGCCTGTGATGACGCCGATCTGCAGAAGAAACTGAACTCCGCGGTGTTCCCCGGCGGCCAGGGTGGCCCGCTGATGCACGTGATTGCTGCCAAGGCCGTGTGCTTCAAGGAAGCCATGAGCGATGAGTTCAAGTCCTACCAGCAGCAAGTGGTGAAGAATGCCTCGGTCATGGCGGAAGTGTTCGTCGAGCGCGGGTTCGACGTTGTCTCCGGTGGTACCAAGAACCACCTGTTCCTGCTGAGCCTCATCAAGCAGGACATCACCGGTAAGGACGCCGATGCCGCCCTGGGTCGTGCGCACATCACCGTGAACAAGAATGCGGTTCCCAACGATCCCCGTTCCCCGTTTGTAACGTCCGGTCTGCGCATCGGCACGCCGGCGATCACCACCCGTGGCTTTGGTGAGGCCGAGTGCCGCGATCTGGCCGGCTGGATCTGCGACATTCTCGATAATCTGGAAGATGAAGCGGTAAACAGCCGGGTCCGTGAGCAGGTCAGTGCTCTGTGTGCCCGCTTCCCTGTCTACGGCTGA